The genome window ctcagggggatttaattttgggtgaaaacagccaatgaactgaataatatacTGTTcaattgctatatgatgttgtatgtcatcactactatggttgctatatgccacatcaatggaatgttatcatggtgggaatctcccaattaataataatagcaaatgaactttcaatggaaccgagcaaagtgcagcagtgagagaacaagaactaccagtgcagcggtgatggaacaaggactgacaaGCAACAATCTGACCCCACACACaccgcctctctgaaggacccttacaagagatgaaatccaaagtcatggactaaatgaactcaatggacgtTTCAtaggcattttacaggggtggtccatagaccAGTGGAATGATTACTGATCCAGTTACTATAGCTTAGTTTACTAAGTTTTACTAAAAGGAGATAAGAATCTAGTTAGACCCTTAGTAATACCAGAAGGAAAGCCTCAATAGCACTCCAAGGAGTACCAGGAGAATGCTGCAAGTATTTTTTGAACAGGCCAAAAAGCTTTGTATACACAGCTTAAGCCAGAAACATAACACTAAACACATAATacaaagcaaagcttttgaaaaatcatcACAGAAAGAGGTCccacaggtaaaaaaaaaaaaaatacaggacaCAGCATGTCTTTCAGAGAGAAATGCATTCCAAGTACAAATTGGAGAGTACGTTGAAAAAATCTGCCACATCTGGCACATATGTTCATAACGGGGCACCCTCTTTCTCAGGCACTTACTCAGTAGCTAGGTTTGAGGCTTCCCTCCACATTCACGCTCCTCTGGGCTCAGCACTTTGGGTGCCTGTAGGCCATGGCTTGCCATTGGGACTGGTTACTGCCTCTAAGTCCATCACTGCACATACTGTGTAGTATTAGCCCTACATAAGCCCAGATGGAAACAAAAGCTTCTGTAGGAGATCAGTGAAGGCATTCAAACATGAAAGCTATCAATATAGCAGTGGAAAATAgtctttattatttaaaaaaaaaaaaaaagtccttaaaGAGAAGGTGTCAGGTTAATACAAAAGCATTTATGGTTTTAATCATTTGTTTCCAATACAATTAGGCAACAAGTTACCAAAACTTTTCACATGTTACAAGTGACCAGGCTCCTTCCAAACAGCAGCCTCATTACTTGTTACCCACGAAGCTTTGCCTCTCACCAAATCCAGAAATAAGGGGCAATCAAGAGTTCCTCCAGAAGCTACTCATTGAGTGACCAGCGACCATGCTGTACATTCCTATAGATCCTCCTGATGAGATCAGCGAACGCCTAGTACCACACACACAATTCCACACCTCTATTCTGATACACTGCCCTCCAAGGAACACTACTTGGCAAGAGATGCACATCAGCACACTTGAAGCCAGTTCCAAGAATGTAAAccaagaagtttaaaaatacatagatCACATTTGCTACGAATAACATTTCTTATTTACCTTTCAGTATTGTCAAGgcagaaaaagatgagaaaggTGTCATAGAAATTTCTGTTCAAAAACAAAGATGTCTCCTTATGGGACAGCATGCAGAAGAAAACTCCATTGCTTATATTAGTAAGTATAGCTGCTCCTGGTTTCATATTCTGCTATAACTGAAAATTTGGACAAGTTATATGTTATCTTTTTACTTCTTGTATGAACAAGTCTGCTGGCACTGATTGAGTACCCACCCGTTAGTAAAACAACAAACTCAGTTGAAGTACCAGTGTTTCACAACATCTAGTCCATGATTCACTTCACATATTCTTTGGTTATGCAGGGAAACTTCTTTACTAACTTCAAATGACAGGTTCTGCACTTGTGTGAAGGTCctgaaacaaattaaacaaGCTAAATCAGTTACTCCAGAGGATAACAACTTCTGCTTAACCCCACAGGCTGCGCGCCTGGACGTTCGCATCATTCTCCTACCACACAgccaccagaagaaaaaaaatgtaaccgTGAATTTTCTTCACAAAGGCTAGACTTTGGCAGAGAGGAAGGGCAGTTTGCAGGAAGGGGAGATGCGTGGCTTTATGGTCTATCAATCTTCAGAGATTTTAGCTGTAATCTCTGCTGgggaaatgaaggaaggaaaggaaatttatCTGTTTTATCTCTTCCTCATTCTCTCAGTAATACTTTGTATTTATTGAGACAATACTtgagaaaaatccttttctgtgCTCCTTGTACCTCCTCTAAAGGATGATATATTTGTAAGGTCATTATTTAAGATACAGTGCTTCCAGTTCACTTTTCTGTCTCCCGGAGTCCTCCCCTCTCCTACATATTTGCACTTTACCAGGGCTGTTCTTGCTCACTGGAACTCTCAGCATCAGCGAATGGCAGTCTAAAGTAGCTCACTTCGaatacacaaacaaaaaagccccaagcATATTTACTCTGACTGTAGGTAGGGTAGGGATGGAAATAGAGCTGTCTGCTACAGACACAGTTAAGCTCAGTGCTACTATTCCCTCAACTAATCCTTCTCCAATATGCACTCTGGATATATTATGCCGAGATCTGTAGATTTTCCTCTGAATATTTAGCCAACAAGTCTTTTCCCCTGACAGTTGTAAATACCTTTGAAGCTCTTTAACCATTTTCTGAGACACTTCTTTAAGCTCTTTCAGTACACTACATGCTTTTGCACTTTCTTCTGAGTAGCTTGGCAAAACTGCTGCCAGAAGTTCCTGCGTGATAGTTAACTGCTTTCGTAGTTCATCTACAATGAGATGTTAAAAGATTATTCAAAAATGTGTGCAGTGGCGTCAGTTAATACAGGACTAATTAATAGCTGGACTAACCACAGAGACAGGTGAACTAGATGACTGAAAACTAtggtttgttcagctttcaCAAACAGATCATGACAAAACTGTGAAAGCCAAGCTATTTTTAGCTATGAAGACTAACACCAGCAACAGGCTATTAAAATTGCTAATCAAGCTCTCATTTAGAGTATGTCCAAGATTTTTACAAGacaaacacaagagaaaaaacaagttttaaacATCCAAAATCCCCTGGCCAATTATGTATATTGCTATTGGCACGTACCCCCAATATGAAATTTATCCAGCCCTCTCCTTTAGCATTcacaaaccaaaaatatatattcatttcCTTTCAAGCTTTCTTACAAGAATTCCGAGTTCTTCAATAcaccttttccatttgttttgaaGTGTAAGATTATTGTAAATGGTTTAAGAATTTCATTTCTTGCAGACtagcagcttaaaaaaaaatgtaactttttgtCCAGACTTCAACACAAACCACAAGTACTAATTTATTAAACAAACATTCTCTGATTCAAGGCATCACACAATATATTTAAGTTCTAGTTCTACAGGAAACATAAGCAAGTCTACCAACGTGACTTTATCcctcaaacacagaaacaagaagAGATCACACTATTCTCTATAACTCTACAACTTGCTTACCCATTAGtaacaaggaaggaggaagaattcTATTAATATAGTTAAAAGATACAGAAACTTGCTAAAGACAGTGTATATGAAGACTGCCCTAGTTtagaaagttaatttttctcctgctgcaggaTAAAAAACTTCCTTAAGTTCAGTTTAGTGGTTAAATGGAGACAAGAATTATTCATAGCAAACCATGTGACTCATGTTGCAGCCCAGTGTCCATACAAGCTCTAAGAGCACACAAAATTCCTCCAGTGGCCACAGACAGATCTAGCGATAACAGCGTAAGCATTTCAGCATACCAAAAGAAcattatttctgaaagtaaGTTTGATGAATCGAATTTTCATACCAAGGTATGTTAGCATATCTCCTTCTATGTGAATATTCTTTATGGGTAATTGATGTCTAGTGGCATCCAGGGAAACGGCAAAGTTTTTATATTGCTCTTTAAACTGTTCACAAATGGGAACAAGGGGAGAAAGTATTTCCATCTGAAAAAGACACAGCAGACATTTTGTTATTATAGACCTGGCTcaatatggaaaaataatttataaaaaaacccaaataccgCTCCAAAATTCTTGCTGACAAAGGAATACAATAAGTTTGTGGTATGATACTCCTAccaggctgtttaataggtttCCCCTAACACCTCAAAATGCCTAGGTCAATACCACTTTCCTTGTTACTGTAGCTCAGAGGTATTAGCAACACAGCAGACAAAGTGTTTTATATTTCGTACTTCCATTGTAGCTAACAGTGTATTCTCCAAGggacaaaagtattttttaatttttgcaacGCATATTtgttaaaagcaaacacaggtTCAgtcttgaaaattaattattaaaaaattaattattcattaGAAATTTGCCTTCTTACAACCAGGCCTGAACTACTGCTGTCTAACATATGAAAATAAGACAAAGAACAGAAGACGTTCATGTCTCATCTAAGGGTTAGCACGTCAGTTCTAGCCTGTAACGGCATAACGACAGGATGTTCACATGATTTAAGATGCGTCTCCCATGCATCAACTGCAATCGGCTCTGGCAACCGGTGTGCTTTTGCTGCCCCTTGCCCGATAGCTCTAACTTCTCCTTCCCGTCCATCCACAAGGgacactgtcctggtttcacctgggataaagttaattttcctcccagtatctGGTACAgcgctgtgttttggatttagtgcaagaacaatgttgataacactgctgtttcagttattgctaagtagtgctttcACTAGTCAAGGACAGTGCAGGTTCCCAcactctgctgggtgcacaagaagctgggagggggcacagctgggagagctgaccccacctggccaaagggatattccataccctACGGCATCACGCTCAATATATAAaatggggggagctggccagggggcaGCGATCGCTGTTCGGGGACGGACTGGGCatcggtcggtgggtggtgagcaattttATCATGcgtcacttgttttgtatattattattattattactactgctgttttactttttcttcaatattaaactgttcttatctgaacccatgagttttctcacttttactcctctgattctctcccccatcccaccaagaGGGAGCGAGGAAGCGGCTGGGTGGGGgtcagttgctggctggggatAAACCACGACAGGCAGCAAAAAAGTGACAAAGGTTAATAGAGAGCATTACATGCCACAATGGGAAGTAGATACTTATTTTGTTTAAGATGCATCAAATTGTACCCCAGCAGGCCACAGAAGATACAAGTCCTCTCTGGATAAAGGGCTACTTCATAAAAGTGAGCTTGTTTAAATATAGCAGAAGCTTAAATTGTAATAAAGCCTACCTGTTTGTCTAACGCATCATCAAGTTTCTGCTCTCTCTCTTTGAGCAGAATTTGACGCTTCAGCTCCCAGAGCTTCTCCTGttgtctctccttttctttgcacAACAGTAAcaagttttcttctgcttttttttccagcttggcaagattttttcctgcctgttaCATCCAAAAAATATTCACAACTAAAGTAATGCTACATCAAAGTGATTAATATATTCTGCATAAGCAAACATAAGCCTCAGACCAGGCCAAAGAGCTTCAATTAATGAATCAGAGTCCTCATGCAATAAGCAGGCCATTATAGTTAAACCCTTCTCCggtcttcttcccccacccccattaAAATTTTttgcacaggaaaaatatacccATACGGCACTGAGCGACCAAGAACAAAGTCACCGCTGCAACCTTGAACTCCAAACACCCTCACTCATGGTTTTCCCAAAACTTCTACATGCCCCTACTTCGTGGGGAACCAGCACCAGCTTAATAAACTGGCACTGAATTCACTCTAAGAGAGTTTTCAAAGCAAGTCACGCAGTTTTACAATCATAAACATATGAAGTCACAAGAATCCAACTTTTATGGATCAGAATGCATAGACAAGAAATTAAACAATTCCTTAATATCAAGTTTGTCTATCTGAAACACCAACTACTTGACTCTCACCTCTAACCTTAGGTAAGTCAAAAGCAGCGTCTGAGATTCCAGCTGTTCCATCAGAGCATCAGAATCATCttcctgcagaaaagaaaagaatatacCAGATCAATTTTGGTATTTAAACAATTATGTTCAAATAAATTACTGAATGTCCAATTTGTGTCCGAAATTATCATCACCATAAACAGTCAGCTCGATGAGAAAGATTTGGGATTTTAAACAATGCATGTTAATTAAATATAACTCTTTGTTCTTTGTTCCACCACTTTTCACTACATTTTCAGCAGGTTTTTGTAAAATTGGTAGAGAACTTGACGTTTCAGTGCTACGTTGAATGAGATTCCTAAATAAGCCACTTCAAATTATGTTGAATCAATGTTAGTTTTCTGagcaaaaaatatcagaaaatatttaaagataacGTGACATAATTAAAAAGCATGGACAGGAATGGACAAGAAGAATTGACTTGAGGAGATGCTACAGTCGGAGGATTCTTAACCACAAGAGAGGGAAGCAAAGCTTCGGTCAGTGTTGAGACATCtggtaaacaaaacaaacattgcTAGGAGCCGAACAGACTTATCCTCTGACTTCTGTCAGAAGGCTTCAAATCATCCCAGGATCAAATTTGTTATCACGATTaaagataaacagaaaatcTTTGTTTCACACATTTCAAGATAAATACATTTAACAAAGAAAGCAGTGAGACTCACCACTTTTTCGGCTTTCTGACATGCCTCTATATCTCCATCGCTAGCCGTATCTCCATCGCTAGCCGTATCTCCATCGCTAGCCGTATCTCCTTTGCAAGCCGTATCTCCTTTGCAAGCCGTATCTCCTTTGCAAGTAGCGTTTGAGCCAGGAGTCTTGCTGTGGACAGTTTTATCTGTATCACAACAGAAAAGTTATTGCTCTCTTCTACCAAAGTATATAGGCTGGGTCAACATACCATCAGGTTCTTCTAAAGCAAAGATAATTTCAGAGTTACTACATGTACCAGTAAAGCAGACCTGTCCTGGATTTCCAGCTCTGATGACACTCCTGAGAAGTGGCTCACACAAGCATTTAGCACTACGTGACAGTTACAGATAGATGTGATACAATTTTCAGAACGGCTGATAAGCTAACACCTATCTGCTATAGGAACAAAGGGTTAAGAGTACTTTGAAGAGTACTTTGATCTTTAACATTAGATCTTAAACAAAATGCACCCAAAACGTACTCAAAATCGAGAGGTTAACTTAAACCCCGAAGGTCTCAATACTTCTGTGTAAAGACACTTGAAATAACATTCACCTTATTTAACAAAATCCTTTCAGGAATATCGGAGAATACAAGGGTTACTTAGCACCAAGTTGCAACGCataccttaaaaataataaacagagaAACTGAGCATGAGTGGAAGCTTACCATTAATAGCTGAAAGATCAAGGTCCGGTCGACTAATTTTATCTGCATCCAGTAAAGTGGACTGCAAGTCACCTTTCTCAAAACTACTCTGATTTACGGAGCTAGAAACAACACCTGCAGAAAGAAGCTATTATCAAACAAAAAGAACTAGAACAGATTCTGCACAAGTTCACAATTATATATGCTTTCACTAACAGGTGGCAACCTTATGCCAACTTTTACACAATCACTTTATATACACCATCCGTACGCTCCCTAATTTACCTAGAGACAAGGTAGTTCAGAACGTTATCCTCTTAAACATTTCACAGTTCAACAACTACCCTCAGATATGAAAAGGGAATACATTATTTCCGTACATTTTTCAAGTCAAGTTAAGGTCTTACCAGAATATTCTTTTGCAagaattgaaaagaaataaaaatggactGTTTCGCAGACAGGGATTTTCAGTCGTTTCCACTGAGTTCATTAAagagatgaaataaaacaagcagGGCAATGGTGAGGGCATAGTAAAAGACTATTTCAAAGCCTTGTGCAGAAGGCAAGAGATCTGCTTATTTTAGACAACCCAGTTACTGAATTCCAGATTAGTTCTCTATCAGAATGTCCAGACAAAACTTGAATAAACTTCAGTTTACACCCTCAATCCCATACCAAGTTTCTTAAGTCCCTTTGAACACAGATGGTAACTGGCAGTgatgtaaaacaaaatataatctCCGAACAACGTTTTAGAGTTGTTAAGAGTTCCACAGGTTGGAAATACAAATTCACAAAACAAGAGCTTTCAAATTCTAGTAAAACCTACCAGCAGAAGTTTTACGTTTCTGAGGAAGAACTGATCTTGGTTTAGTTGAAGATGATTTAGCAGTAGTCGTCGAAAAGGAATTTGCTGAAGTGTTCTGACAATCAAGAAATAGAAAAGGCTGAACATAAGCAGTAATTGTGACCAGCAACGTGTTTTACCTCTGACTTGAATGCTGGCAACAAACAGCTACAATCCCAGGGCGCCTTGGTGCTTTGCAAGTCACCTGAGTACAGTCCCAAGTTCCCATCCCAGTCTGCATCTAGTAATACACCACGACTCCCTCACAACCCCAGCagaattggtttttttttgcttatgtcCCTTTTGCTTAGGTCCGTTTTTGCACAGGTCCGAGCCGCCCCTCACACCATTTCTATCCTTTGCTGAGCGACCCTTGAGCCCGGTAGCGAGGCGTCCAAGTACCTTCTTGGCGTCTTTCTTATCATACTGCAGGTAGCGAGACTTCACGATTCTTCCTCCTAAAGAAGGGGCAAAGAGAGCTCAGCCGGGCCGGCCGCGCCTCAGGCGGGGCAGgctcccccctcaccccaccgCTACCTTTCCGCTTATTCTTAGACTCTTCTCCGCCCGCCATCATAGTACTGGAGTCGCTCCCCAGCTCGGACATCCTGCAAAGACAGAGCGGGAGAtgacgaggaggaggagacggGTGGCGGGACGCTCCGGACCTTTCCCCAACTCAGCCTCCCACCGCCTCAACCGCCAGCCCGTTCGAACCGGCGCGCAGGCGCAGCACCGCCCCGGGCGGAGAGCCCGCGCGCCCCCTGGCGGCCCGGAGGGATGACCCACGCCGTCACCTCCCCGAGGGCCGGGCTGAGGGGGGATGGCTCCCAcccgcgccgcgccccggggctgctgcctcccctcagcgccggggctgcagggcgggctgctgcctccccctgGCAACCGGGCACGGCAAGAAACGAGGGCCTGGTAACGCCTACAGCATACAATCGCAGAatgttttgggttggaagggactcacaaggatcatcgagtacagctcctggccctgcacaggacagc of Phalacrocorax aristotelis chromosome W, bGulAri2.1, whole genome shotgun sequence contains these proteins:
- the HAUS8 gene encoding HAUS augmin-like complex subunit 8 isoform X2, which codes for MSELGSDSSTMMAGGEESKNKRKGGRIVKSRYLQYDKKDAKKNTSANSFSTTTAKSSSTKPRSVLPQKRKTSAGVVSSSVNQSSFEKGDLQSTLLDADKISRPDLDLSAINDKTVHSKTPGSNATCKGDTACKGDTACKGDTASDGDTASDGDTASDGDIEACQKAEKVEDDSDALMEQLESQTLLLTYLRLEAGKNLAKLEKKAEENLLLLCKEKERQQEKLWELKRQILLKEREQKLDDALDKQMEILSPLVPICEQFKEQYKNFAVSLDATRHQLPIKNIHIEGDMLTYLDELRKQLTITQELLAAVLPSYSEESAKACSVLKELKEVSQKMVKELQRTFTQVQNLSFEVSKEVSLHNQRICEVNHGLDVVKHWYFN
- the HAUS8 gene encoding HAUS augmin-like complex subunit 8 isoform X1 gives rise to the protein MSELGSDSSTMMAGGEESKNKRKGGRIVKSRYLQYDKKDAKKNTSANSFSTTTAKSSSTKPRSVLPQKRKTSAGVVSSSVNQSSFEKGDLQSTLLDADKISRPDLDLSAINDKTVHSKTPGSNATCKGDTACKGDTACKGDTASDGDIEACQKAEKVEDDSDALMEQLESQTLLLTYLRLEAGKNLAKLEKKAEENLLLLCKEKERQQEKLWELKRQILLKEREQKLDDALDKQMEILSPLVPICEQFKEQYKNFAVSLDATRHQLPIKNIHIEGDMLTYLDELRKQLTITQELLAAVLPSYSEESAKACSVLKELKEVSQKMVKELQRTFTQVQNLSFEVSKEVSLHNQRICEVNHGLDVVKHWYFN